The Leucobacter sp. UCMA 4100 genome window below encodes:
- a CDS encoding baeRF11 domain-containing protein, with translation MPHKDIPRRQDIEALASARTPHSVSIYTPSGPLPEDAEKARITLKNQVRDAATQLKEAGAPATTIEHLENVLEGFMSDAPFWKYQAQSLAIFITPEDVQSYRLPNRFTATVDVADRFYIKPLMRTITFPQSAFVLAMAQNSVRLIRVTADEPGEVQEVPDMPTDMESFLNRDVPERQKFDRGEHDDAVRVQQFAAAINKTVYPVVRATKLPLILASADTLANAYKRANAYEYLAPEMIHGNVEGVSADALAEKARPVLDSLYAAEIAEVVDHFKAREGQLMGSRDLETVALGASMHAIDTLLVDFDQRIAGTLADDGTVTYSEADDAQNYGVVDEILRRALVVNARVYAVRAAEMPDGATVAATFRFPVS, from the coding sequence ATGCCGCACAAGGATATTCCGAGACGCCAAGATATCGAGGCCCTGGCCTCGGCTCGAACGCCTCACTCGGTTTCGATTTACACGCCATCTGGGCCCCTGCCTGAAGACGCAGAAAAAGCCCGAATTACCCTGAAAAACCAGGTCCGTGATGCCGCAACCCAGCTGAAAGAGGCTGGCGCCCCGGCTACGACCATTGAACATCTCGAGAACGTGCTCGAAGGGTTCATGAGCGACGCACCGTTCTGGAAATACCAGGCGCAGTCGCTTGCGATTTTCATCACACCCGAAGATGTTCAGAGCTACCGCCTACCGAACCGCTTTACCGCGACCGTAGACGTGGCTGATCGGTTTTACATCAAGCCGCTCATGCGCACGATCACCTTTCCACAGTCGGCCTTCGTGCTCGCGATGGCCCAGAACTCGGTGCGTCTCATCCGCGTGACGGCCGATGAGCCCGGCGAGGTGCAAGAAGTACCAGACATGCCGACCGACATGGAGTCGTTCTTGAATCGCGACGTGCCTGAGCGTCAGAAGTTCGATCGTGGCGAGCACGACGACGCGGTGCGGGTGCAGCAGTTTGCCGCAGCGATCAATAAGACGGTCTATCCTGTCGTGCGTGCCACGAAACTGCCGCTTATTCTTGCCTCGGCAGACACCCTCGCAAACGCCTATAAGCGCGCAAACGCCTACGAATACCTTGCGCCTGAAATGATCCACGGCAATGTCGAGGGGGTCTCGGCCGACGCGCTCGCAGAGAAAGCGCGGCCAGTGCTCGACTCGCTCTATGCGGCCGAGATTGCAGAGGTCGTCGACCACTTCAAGGCGCGAGAAGGGCAGCTTATGGGGTCGAGAGACCTCGAGACAGTTGCTCTCGGTGCGAGTATGCACGCCATCGATACGCTGCTCGTCGACTTTGACCAGCGCATTGCGGGAACCCTGGCTGATGACGGCACGGTGACCTATTCAGAAGCCGACGATGCTCAGAACTACGGTGTGGTCGACGAGATCTTGCGGCGCGCACTCGTGGTGAACGCGCGCGTGTATGCCGTACGTGCTGCCGAGATGCCCGATGGGGCGACGGTTGCCGCGACATTCCGGTTTCCTGTCTCGTAG
- the lexA gene encoding transcriptional repressor LexA, protein MIEERPMATDAQRDPKKVLTEKQLAILEFISREVETQGYPPSMREIGDAVGLASLSSVTHQLGRLELAGFIRRDPKRPRALEVLTELASVHDSIHNHDEQQPAETAFVPLVGQIAAGIPITAEQHVDDLVPLPRHLVGDGNLFMLKVVGDSMIDAAICDGDLVVVREQNNAQNGDIVAAMLDGEATVKVFRQRDGHTWLLPRNSAFEPILGDFAEVLGKVVAVFRSL, encoded by the coding sequence CTGATCGAGGAGAGGCCCATGGCGACCGATGCACAGCGCGACCCCAAGAAAGTGCTGACAGAAAAACAGCTCGCCATTCTCGAGTTCATCTCGCGGGAGGTTGAAACGCAGGGGTATCCGCCAAGCATGCGCGAGATCGGTGATGCGGTTGGGCTCGCCTCACTCTCGAGCGTCACGCATCAGCTCGGCCGGCTCGAACTCGCAGGTTTTATTCGCCGCGATCCGAAGCGACCACGTGCGCTCGAGGTCCTGACCGAACTCGCGAGTGTGCACGACTCGATCCACAACCACGATGAGCAGCAGCCAGCCGAAACCGCGTTCGTTCCCCTCGTCGGGCAAATCGCTGCTGGCATTCCCATTACTGCAGAGCAGCACGTCGATGACCTCGTGCCCCTGCCCCGGCACCTCGTCGGTGACGGCAACCTTTTCATGCTCAAGGTTGTCGGCGATTCCATGATCGACGCCGCCATTTGTGACGGCGACCTCGTTGTTGTGCGTGAGCAGAACAACGCGCAAAACGGCGACATCGTGGCGGCAATGCTCGACGGCGAGGCGACCGTGAAGGTCTTTCGCCAACGTGACGGGCACACGTGGCTGCTCCCGCGCAACAGTGCGTTTGAGCCCATTCTCGGCGACTTTGCCGAGGTACTCGGCAAGGTTGTGGCTGTCTTCCGCTCTCTCTAG
- a CDS encoding LysM peptidoglycan-binding domain-containing protein encodes MNATVYATASHIETQAIAQRTTLRLTRRGRLVFSTLAASVVVAGIALGALFFPSSAQASIENTDPVAFEYIVAEPGDSLWSLAQRIAPGVDTRDVVYDLKRLNQLEGSDIVVGQEIAVPLNYTE; translated from the coding sequence ATGAACGCTACGGTGTACGCGACTGCATCGCACATCGAGACGCAGGCTATTGCGCAGCGCACGACCCTTCGTCTTACCCGCCGCGGGCGGCTCGTCTTCTCGACGCTGGCTGCCAGCGTTGTCGTTGCCGGTATCGCCCTTGGCGCACTGTTCTTTCCCTCGAGCGCTCAGGCCTCGATTGAAAACACCGACCCCGTCGCTTTCGAGTACATTGTTGCTGAGCCCGGCGACTCGCTCTGGTCGCTCGCACAGCGCATTGCGCCGGGAGTTGACACCCGAGACGTTGTCTATGACTTGAAGCGCCTCAACCAGCTTGAAGGCTCTGACATCGTTGTTGGCCAGGAGATCGCGGTACCCCTGAACTACACCGAGTAG
- the hisB gene encoding imidazoleglycerol-phosphate dehydratase HisB, with product MSATPRVATLTRETSESQISITVNLDGTGRSEIETGVPFFDHMLTAFAKHSLTDLTVKANGDVHIDIHHTVEDTGILLGQAILEALGDKAGISRYGDALVPLDESLAQAAVDISGRPYLVHTGEPEGFEFHLIGGHYTGSMVRHFFEALVLNARLTAHITLVAGRDPHHIAEAEFKAFARAFRVAKSLDPLVEGIPSTKGKL from the coding sequence ATGAGTGCAACCCCACGCGTCGCAACGCTCACGCGCGAAACGAGCGAATCACAGATTTCTATCACCGTAAACCTCGACGGCACTGGCCGCTCCGAGATCGAGACGGGCGTTCCCTTCTTTGATCACATGCTCACCGCATTTGCGAAGCACTCGCTCACCGACCTCACAGTGAAAGCGAACGGCGACGTGCACATCGACATTCACCACACAGTCGAAGACACGGGCATTCTGCTCGGTCAGGCCATTCTCGAAGCGCTCGGCGATAAGGCCGGCATTTCTCGCTACGGCGACGCACTCGTGCCGCTCGACGAATCGCTCGCACAGGCTGCCGTCGACATCTCAGGCCGACCATACCTCGTGCACACGGGCGAGCCAGAGGGGTTCGAATTTCACCTCATCGGCGGCCACTACACCGGCTCAATGGTGCGACACTTCTTCGAGGCACTCGTGCTGAACGCGCGCCTCACGGCTCACATCACCCTCGTCGCAGGGCGCGATCCGCACCACATTGCAGAGGCCGAGTTCAAAGCATTCGCACGCGCCTTCCGCGTGGCAAAGTCACTCGACCCGCTCGTTGAGGGTATTCCCTCAACCAAGGGCAAGCTCTAA